gaaacatggtggaacagtgagaaccagtgggacactgttatccctggatataaactctatagaaaggacagggaggggcgccttggagaaGGGGTAGCACTGTgagttaaagaagggatagaatctaacaagctagaaaacctaggtggactggagtcctccacagaaaccctgtgggtgactatacaaggctggaaagggaacgtgctactggggatgtgctatcaccctccggatcaaaatgccgacagtgactgtgAGTTGCAAGAagaaatcagagaggcgtcaaggagaggcagggctgtaattatgggtgacttcaattacctacaCAAAGACTGGGTCAATTCAGATCTCTCTCATTTGGCAGGACACTGGAAAGCAGGAAGAGGCTCACTGCATATGGAGCTGGGTAGGTCCACTGCatgtcctcccccccaccctttttatcTCCACAAATAAGAGAGCAAAAGGCTTGTTTTGAAAACACTGACAATTCAGGAAAGGGGCCTGTATTAATACAGAATAAATTTATATTACTGATGATGTCCCCTTGGAGCCATTCTTCATTACCTTTGAATTGCTTCATGGCACCCTCCAGAAAGGGATTTAAATCACAGAAGTCCCAGATCCTCCACTTCAGCTCAAGAGGAAAAGCCACTGGATTCTCAAACATCTCTGCTGCTTTACATCTGGTAAAGAGAAAGAACATGAGCCCATCATTCATCCAATCCAGAGTTTATGGCGCAAAAGAATGGAATGGGAGAGAAGGAAACAGCAGAGAGACAAAGGCAGGTATGGGGTGGACATGTTGTGCAGGCTTCCCCTTGCAATGGCTGCTGGCATCCTAATCTAGGCATCTGCAGACCAAACTAATAATCTCATTGCTTCTCAAGTGGGCCCAGACATGCCTACTGAAAGAATATCTGTCACCTGACATCAGTACTCGATGTTTTGGTCCCGCTGCTCCCTTTCATTAGCTGCTATATAAAAGCGGCATGGGACATTTGAATGCGATGACATCataagagagctggttttgtggtacggtaaagtgtgccattgaaacggtgtcgactcctgccgcccacagagctctgtggttgtctttggtagaatacagcaggggtttaccactgcctcctccaattaagtatgagatgatgcctttcagcatcttcctatgttgctgctgcccgagatattatattattatttattcgatttctataccgcccttccaaaaatggctgagggtgatATAGGTGTTCcgtatagtctgggaaacataccagtggggattcgaacgggcaacctctggcttgctagtcaagtcatttccccgctgcaccattaggtggcagcaagcatgaattgtcccctaacCAGCGTCCATCCTgattagcatttgaatgggagacatgtgtgagcaccacaagCAATTCCActtaggtgatggggccgctctgggaagagcctctgatGCTTGTatgtagaaagttccaagttccctccctggcagcatctccaagatagggctgagagactcctgcctgcaaccttggaaaagccactgcaagtctgtgtagacaatacagaggtaaatagaccaatggcctgactcagtataaggcagcttcctatgaattgAGTGATAAGTCTTATTCACGTGTCAGATAAAAGGCTGTACATGAACAAAGTCATCCTCAAACATGCTGcaaatcccacccccagcacttcaCCCACCCTGCCATGCTGTTCATGGCTACAGTGCTCATCTGTAGAAGAAAATGCTGTAAATGTGATGGCAGGCGCATCCATGATTGGCACAGTGTGttcgcctcttcagatgaacactgcagCTGTGAGCAGCAGGGTGTCTGCACACATGTGTGAGTGTGATGCGCCAGGGACAGGATGCCCAACATTCTGGGATGGCTGTACTCATGTGCAGCCTCTTTCACATAATGGCCGAATGAGACTTAGATTTTACAGGGATGAGAAACAGCTTTGTATGTTTTGTAGTTTTCTAAGAAAGAAACTGTAATGGCTCAAAACCTCTTGTGAATTTAAGGGTATTTATATGTATAAAGATATTTACAACCATATTGGAGACCTACTCTTACTTTTGTAACTGATGCAAATGATTACAAAGTACACCAGGCAGAGAAGACCCTTCAGCAATGTGTGATGGAGGGGAGGGTGTGTTGATTCCCTGGTATGAGAAGTGAGGTGTTGCTCATTCAGAAACAGGGTTCCTATTTTCATCCATCAAACGTTCCAGGAAATGGAGTCTTTCCCCTCAGGAAGCTGGAGGACCATGTTCTCCACATGCTATCCAGACCCTTCCCAACATCATGACGCAGGAAGGGAAATGAGGAGGATCCACTTACCTCTCCCAGGTGCTTCTAATATCCTAGAGGGAAAAGAGGGAAAAGAGAATTCAGTGCCAGTCACAGGCCATGCTATGAAGATCCTTAGACCCTGGAGAGTGATGTACTCTCAACATCTGGTGTCCAGGCAGGAGGGATCTGTCTGTCATCCCATTAAAGTGAAGCCTGGGAAATTAAGGATGAACAAaagaaagtattttttcacacagcacataattaatctatgtttGACTGAAATTGATCAGAGGGAAGACATTTTGCACCTTTTCATAAAAGGAGTATGAAGTGTGCTGACACGTCCCATTTATCTGTGTTGCTGCCGGTAAGCACCACTCCAGGGGCTTTTTCagaaagcaggctttaccacaagtttgctgcgaggctttactgtgagtttgaagttgccaccCCCAAAAGACCCcccaaatggattttttttagcctggatataaatcgggctacattctaactcgcaatgaaaaatccgaattgtgtgtgaagtgctccccaattgcttgcagggacttcaggtaaatctggccaatatatgaatgcacaccctccattccattCCAGGTGTGGCGGCGGACCCGCTAACCCCACCCCTGATGTCAgacgtgtggggggggggttgtggtctggctcctgaatggagccttgaggctgcattcgggagttggagtttaactcccgaaggggccgcatagCCCCTTCaagagttaaactaaggctggcgctgctttcacagcgcagccaggagcagctcgtccctgcaaggaagagctgctccagGCTGCACTATGAATGCTGcggggccccttcaggagctacttaggctagCGCTGCATTTGCAACGCGCAGCAAGGAGCGGCACCTCCCTGCTAGTGTGGCCCCCGcatgggagctaaactagcatccccgcgtctgacgtcagatgtggggggcgtgtcggggctgcgAGACGCcacccctgattgggcacggctcaggttctttgaacccgttggcccagtggtggctctgcccctgctccatTCCAAACGAGCTgtaaactaaaagctgggtgtaaAAAAATTCCAATCGGGTGGGGACGGCAGGGGAATAGCACTTTAAATGGCAGCAAACTTACCTGATGTCAGTACCTGGTATGCTCAGTGGCCAACTCAGTGTCCTGTGGAgaggctgccccacccccactgctcagttggcctctgATGTCAGGTAAGCTTGCCCACATTTAAAGCCGTAGACCCCTGCCCTCACCGGCTCTGCCAGAGTGGTGCTCGCCAGCTGTTAAAGGTTGCTGGGCAGGGAAGCTGTGGTCTTCAGTAGGCTTGGCTACTCATAATAATGAAGTCATCTTTGCAGGATGGGAAGAGTGAACAAGAAATGCTTTAACTGAGGCCTGAACCAGAACATCTCAGCAGAAGGGAAACATCTTGTATGGAAGCAGTTTGGAGTCATCTTGAGCAGACTGGCCAAACTTGAATTAGAAGCTAAAATCTTTTTACAGTAAGCTactctgaaagagagagagaaagcttttgCTTTTTGAGGATTGCCTTTTGACTTGCTACGTGCAATAATTGGGTTCCTTTTAACTTGCTCTCatgaaataaaagcaataaacttTGGCACCACTGATATACCAACACTTTCCATTGTGTTATTTTGGTACTTgacagcaaaaaaacaaaaacaaaaaacagaggagAAATGAACACTACAATCTTTTTCTGACCTGAAAACTTTCACTGCAGAAAAGATTGCAATCAGCTTTTCCTTGGAGAGCAGCCTATGTTGATTCTGCCACTCTCTTTGGCTGAAGCTGCACCCATATTAGTGGGAATGATGTGACATAATGGAGTGTCCTGAGTGCAAATGAGGTATCACAACATGTTTGGCTACTGCcctatgtaaaacaaacaaaagaaaactcCCTGCAAGTTAAAAGCTAGAAAGGCAAAGATGAGACTAGGCTAGGACCTCTCTTTCTCTGATGAGTTGTCATTTCCCTATTAAATGTTTGATATGGAAGAGAAATCAAACATGGAATCCCCCACCGGCAGTCTGAAGTGATTCCTccctttctcccacccccagATCCATCTCCCTGCTCCTATTGCAGGCATAGACCAGGCCTCACCTGCAGGAGTTCactcactggctgctgatatttcTTCTCCATCTCTTGGATGAGCctttcaagagaggagagctcccCGGAGAGTCTGGCCAGGTGCTCGTCCCTTCTTGCTGCAATCTCCTTCTCCGCTTCTTCCATCTGGGCCAGCAGACGTTGCTCTTGCTCTTCCAGAAACTGGTGCAGTTGCCTGAACTCAGCTCTTGTCCTCTGCCTCTCTGCTTTTGTCCGTTCCTGCAACAAGCAGGTTTTGAGAGGAGGAAAACAGGAGAACGTCGGGAATAGAGTCAGTCTCTGCAGCATCAAGAGGTAGGATATGGGAATGGCAGTAGTGGCCTgttcaggtggggtggggtgtgtggcgggcggggggggggggacaagttgCAGGTACAGCTCATTCCCACTCTGCTTGCCCTGCCCCAGCAGCCTTAATCTCCTTCACCTAGCCCCACTGCGGTGCTCACCCCAGGCACtccggtagggatgtgcccgaaccagttgggcacctccttagggaagtgctgaactggctcAGGTGCCTACATCCGAACCGGTTAGGCGGGGCAGAGATTGATTCCTTTAAAAGCCAGCTAAGCAGGCCCTTACTGCTCTTCCACCCAGCCCCCATTGCTTTTCCGGGCACAGGGCTCACTTTTCAAAAGGCCATGCACGTGCGGCTGCAGCACCATTCCCAGCAGCTTGCGcacggcatgcacatggctgctgcacatgcgccaTGCCCGCGGTTGCCCGAACCAGTTCGGGTACATCCCTACACGCAGGCTGGCCACAGGGCACAACCCCTGTGCACCTGGGATGACCACCCTGGCAGGGCAAGGCAAGGGAGAATGCAGCAGCTGGGGCAGAGTGAGGAGGGCAGGAAGAAGCCCTTACTGCGGCTCCTTTTCCAATCCTGCCTCACCTGTATGGGCTACTGCCGGGGGAATGGTACAAGCTAGCTTCCTGAAATGCAATCAAGGCAagcccagaaagaaagaaagacagaaagaaagaaagacagaaagagaaacGAAGTTGTCTCTGCCTTTAGCAGGGGTGGCTTCATAGGAGGCAAAATGTGGCAACCGCTTCAGGCAGTGCTTTTGGGGGGCTTTTTAGGGGCAGCCGAATGCACCACCGTGgctgcctcttccccctgctgggcacatCTCTGTGCCACCCACCCATCGGCCTGCCCCATCCTCCCTACTTTATATGCCCAGGCAGTGCCCTCTTCCAGagctctctctatttttttttcatcagtgtgcggaatgaattttgctCTGGGaggctgtatcaaggcagtgtgtgcacacgtatatttagagtgggaccttcccaattcaacctgagcgggacctaacatttactgagtggacatcaaggaatgtgtgcgcgcgcatgcccacgccttagagggaacaccgccctcttcctcctcacccccTACAGGAAGCAGCCTAGATGGTGCCGCTGTTATTAGCATTGCATGGCTAGgccagctgcagcagccacacTCTCTCCCCTTTCTTCCAGGACCAAGTTTATCCACCTTGTCTCCAGACAAATTTGGTGTTGGGTGGAAGAGATAAGCAAAGCCCCTTAGCAAAGCCTGGAGGAAGCATTAAGTCAATGGATTTCATTTTGGCTTACTTCAGAACAAAGACACATACACTCAGGGCCAGCAGAGCttctaggcaagaatgtgggggGTCTCCCTCCTGGCCTCTCAGCAAGCAAAAATAACTCAGTTGGGGGGACACACGTCAATTTCACtgtggcttacttctgagtaaatgtgggagaggagagctggtcttgtggtagcaagcatgacttgtccccttagctaagcagggtctgccctggttgcatatgaatgggagacttgatgtgtgagcactgcaagatattcccctcaggggatgaagcccctctgggaagagctgaaggttccaagttccctccctggcagcatctccaagatagggctgagagagattcctgcctgaaaccttggagaagccactgccagtctgtgaagacaatactgagctagatagaccaatggtctgactcagtatatggcagtttcctatgttcctatgtgggtaGGATTGGGATCAAGGACCCCCaagctctctctcccacccccagcacaacctttatctatctatctatctatctatctatctatctatctaaaccactttgggaacttctgttgaaaagcggtatatcaatatttgttgttgttgaatgttCTGCTGCCTGGGGCAATTACCTCTTGGGGCAATTGCCTCACTGGGCTTGTCCTGCCCAGGCCCTTCCAGATAACAATGTTTCTGAAGAGTAAGGtgccttgttttttttttttggttttttttgtggttttttttttttttttgcctctctTGTATCTTATATTTAATGTTTCCACATATTGTTTCACATGCTTTTAATTTCCCAGTCTTGGCGACACTTACAAGCAGGTCCTGGCTTTCCTTTTCTGCATCTGCTTTATATgtctggattttctctctctccttcctcagaaTCTTTAGGCGGTTGCAGATCTGATTCTGAAGAAAGAATAAATGTTCAGCTTTGGTTCCTTCTTAAGAGAATTCTTATGTATGCAGATCAAAACCAAGAGAGAGGCAGAAAAGCTGAACTTTGTGCTCCCGGCCCCTCATTCCAGTATCTTCCAGGaggcctccccactcccttgaacTATCACATCGAAATATACCATTCTATATGAATGGTATAGAACAGAATGAACATTTAGTAGATCTGGCTGAAGCACAAGTTGAACTGAGGCCGTGCTCACGATCAAAAACAGTgatctacccgggtttgggagctgtgtgtgctcccaatttttggttgtgtggaagcaagggaggaggaaaacctgggtagaagtgacggtgtggaagcaaggtgttGGTGGTGTTGAAACAACTCAGGTAGCCCAGTGTTATACAACACTGTATTTGAAGTTGTATAACAAAGTAGCCCTGTTGCTACACTGTATTTGAAGTCGCATAGGAATCCTGGTGGACAGGGGTGTAGGAGAGCTGGCAGAGGCACCCCCCACCGACACTGCCTACCTCTGGGAGAAggcgacgggggggggggggtgcttctgTGTTCTGATGCTGGCCACACACCTCCTCACCATTGTCAGAAGCACACTGATGCACAGGGCATGGCCATCATTGTGTTGCAGGAAATCCTCCGGAACCTTTGCCCTCCTTTCTGATTCAGTCACTtgctttcatccttccatcaaTATTTGatggggaatggggcatcttaCTGAACCAGAAAGGATTAGACCAGGTTCCCACATCTGACTCGCTGCTTGACTGAGAAATTCAACTCAAGGAGGGTGGTGctctaattaattatttattccgTGATCACGAAAGGCAGAGAACAGGTCAAGAAATCTGACCAGCACTGGGCCCCCGAGGGCATCCAGCTGCTAGTTTATATAGATTCAAAACAGCAAGCAAATCAAACAGCAAATCAATCAGACTCTTCAATACATGTCTTTGTCATTAAAATAGCGTATTCATACAGTGCCAACTCGTCTTGGCATAAGCTACTGTTTACTGCTTTCCCCACTTCTTATCTATCTTCTGACTCCAGCCATGTTACTTTTCTGCTGAGAAGTGGATTTGTCTCATACCCTCAGTTACATTTTTATCAGGCTCTGGTTTTTGGCCAAGGCCTCACGTTCTTAAACAATCCTTTTTGCAAGACCTTCTGAAACAATATTGTTCAGGCCTTCTGGCTATAGCAGCCTGTACCAAACCTTTACACTTATTGATTATTGATGAGCCTATGTTAAACATTTCCATATCAACTGGGGCTATGCCTCTCTTGGTCAGCAAGTGGTTTCTTCAtcagctgggtgcttctttttcttccttcctctgagtgagggagagcaAGGAAGCAACCAACTGGTGAAAGAACCGCTTGCTGGCTGAGAGAGGGGCAGACAGGTGGTGCATGCATGCCCCGATGCCAGCTAGAGCCATTGACATGATTCAGACATCTGTCGCTCTCTCCCAGTTGGGGCAGTGGTTCATTTGCTGACTGGATGCTCTGGAGGAGTGAGGGGGTGTCCTGGGGGGCCCTCAGATGGCTCCTGGACTGGGtaacccagggacatttgccccttCTCTGCCCAGCACAATAGTGGCTGTGCCACTCCCCTGCAGGTCCTTATTGTTAATCCTAGATTGTGCATCATGCCATTGTTATTCAGGTGATTAGTctcattttttatttatgtaacacccctggataccacccaaaacttacacctCTGTTTTTCAGAGACGcagcaagttttgggcagtatgcaaatgtgttaaataataaatagtctttattaatttaaaatatgtatataccaccccaaacatacatctctgggctgTGCACAACAACATATAGACattgaacaaaataaaaaatgattaaaacattaaaatgtgaTGTGTAGCATGAGCGCGTGGCAGTGGGCACATGCGCAGCCCATACATCTGCCAATTTCCAGGCaacaacgggggaaggggtggcagggaagtacgctgctgccccatggattttgaaaatggagcgccggtgagggaaaagtggcgggaggggtagtGCACCCTACCTCACCCTTAGAGGGAgatcccccccccatgtcaaaCTGCACCTGACCCACCATGTCAAGAGTATTCTAAAGATCTATATAAGCctgaaaaaaaatcacaagaagattgatttaataataattaaacacACTGACCACACTGGGATTCCCAGTACCTTCTCGAGAGGAAAATATAACTCTAAATTTTTGTATAACTGTAAAGGAAATATCACAGAATGGTGCCAAGAGGGGAAAACCAACGTTTGGGTAGCACTAAGAGCTGTTGATCTGGTGGCACCCTTAGGGCTCAGACTCTACCTCTGCCTTATATTCAGTTTGTGGCCTTGAGCAACTCATTTGTCCCCAAATTGTCTAATATGCTGTTTCCAGCAATGGAAGTGTCTCAAAAGGGACAGTACCCTAGTTGTGTGTGCATCTCATTTTGCACGGCCAAATGTTTATGTTTAGATGCACACCACCACTTCTTTATTTATCTCTATGTCTATCAGCAATTTTTGGCCTCCAAGTCATCACACCTGGCAGCGTCTTGCATCAATACAGCACTTTGGGGCAGACACAATACAGAGGCCTCTCTTAGGAGGGAGTCTCCTGCTGGTGTGGGTGCATAATCTGAGGTGGCACAAAGCTTATTATGGAGTGCACagcagtgttctctttaatttttttcatctgtgtgaggaaagaggtttgttctgggcagcagcatcgaggcagtgtgtgtgcacatgcattcagagtgggaccttcccgattgaatctgagcaggatctaaaactgactgagtggacatcaaaaaatgtgtgagtgtgtgcgcatgcccacgccttagagggaacactggtgcacagTGCCAGTTCTTTattccagggcttgacaaatcatAGGCCctagggagccatggtgcctagaaatttaatggTAGCACTTAGACTAGGGTATTCAGATGCAAAGTTATTTAGTTATAATGTTTCAAactttttatttatcatttttattgttttgttgtaaaccacccagagacttgcgtgtTGGGCTGTACACaaatgtgttagatagatagatagatagatagatagatagatagatagatagatctttatttcTCCCAAGCAGCCTGTTTGTTGTTCTAAGGAGGGGATGAAGAGAAGTCCATGTATTCTCCCACATCACTATGTCCATTGCTAAATCTTTGGGATGGCTCCTAGCTCCAAAGAAAAATGGTCAAGGTCtgcttttaattattaatttagaAAATCTATGGGCAATCATTGTTGTAGGAACACAGCACActctgaggttattcacacaatcagaaactgtggtttgggagctgttttgggggcctcatggtggtggtggggcctcgGCGAAGGGCTGGTCCGGtcgccaaaatcacctaggtgcgccTGGACTTCTCATGCAGCTCTATGTCAAATAAGGAACTGGGAACTAGTAAACAACTTTAGCCTCTTATTCTCCATCCACATTCCCAGTGATTCCATACCTTGTACTCTTGGAAAGCCGCCTCCAGTGGAATCACCTTGTGATTTTTATGTTCCTTGGATCTCTCACACCCCATACAGACGGCTTTTTCGTGGTCTTTACAGAAGAGTTTCAAGGGCTCCCAGTGTTTCTCACagactctctcctctcctcctgtcctTTTTCCTCCCTGAAGAATTAATTTCTTGGCTATCTCTACAAAGTTGGCCAGTTGCCGATTTGGGATGAAGTTCCTTTGCTGAACGGTTCCTCTGCACTGAGGGCAGGAAGCCTCTGCCTCTCTCCAGCACTGGGTCAGGCAGGCTCGGCAGAAATTGTGCCCACACTCCACAATGGTCACTGGGTCTGTGAAATACTCCAGGCAGATGGGACAAGTAGCTTCATCACAGAGATCCTTGAGGGcacccccagctgccatggctgcctcactctgaaaaacaaagcaacagattttactttttgttttctcCTTCTATCTTCAGGTGGCCAGTGTGGTTTTCCCTTCCTGGCAACGACTCCGGATCTCTGCTGTTGTCACCTCAGCTTCCTGCAGAAAGCTGCTCTGAAAGGCCGGTAACTCTGGCTGCTTAAATAATTTGTAGATGATAGTTTTTCATGGGGAAATGCTGACATCTAGTGGGTCACTAAGTTCACACTTGGAAAaacccaccccttt
Above is a window of Hemicordylus capensis ecotype Gifberg chromosome 2, rHemCap1.1.pri, whole genome shotgun sequence DNA encoding:
- the LOC128342666 gene encoding zinc finger protein RFP-like isoform X1, producing the protein MAAGGALKDLCDEATCPICLEYFTDPVTIVECGHNFCRACLTQCWREAEASCPQCRGTVQQRNFIPNRQLANFVEIAKKLILQGGKRTGGEERVCEKHWEPLKLFCKDHEKAVCMGCERSKEHKNHKVIPLEAAFQEYKNQICNRLKILRKEREKIQTYKADAEKESQDLLERTKAERQRTRAEFRQLHQFLEEQEQRLLAQMEEAEKEIAARRDEHLARLSGELSSLERLIQEMEKKYQQPVSELLQDIRSTWERCKAAEMFENPVAFPLELKWRIWDFCDLNPFLEGAMKQFKDTLVSGLQLQKANVTLDPDTAFPELILSGDRKSVRWDFGAQDLPDNPERFTFCPCVLGHEGFTAGRHCWEVRVGSVGYCGLGVARKSVRRKGSIDFDRKGGVWATWRWNPEYGDLSPPERLCLSGELKVRVSLNCAGQQLTFFNADTAALLCRFSGASFSGETLCPFFYLTGNARFRISP
- the LOC128342666 gene encoding zinc finger protein RFP-like isoform X2 — protein: MAAGGALKDLCDEATCPICLEYFTDPVTIVECGHNFCRACLTQCWREAEASCPQCRGTVQQRNFIPNRQLANFVEIAKKLILQGGKRTGGEERVCEKHWEPLKLFCKDHEKAVCMGCERSKEHKNHKVIPLEAAFQEYKERTKAERQRTRAEFRQLHQFLEEQEQRLLAQMEEAEKEIAARRDEHLARLSGELSSLERLIQEMEKKYQQPVSELLQDIRSTWERCKAAEMFENPVAFPLELKWRIWDFCDLNPFLEGAMKQFKDTLVSGLQLQKANVTLDPDTAFPELILSGDRKSVRWDFGAQDLPDNPERFTFCPCVLGHEGFTAGRHCWEVRVGSVGYCGLGVARKSVRRKGSIDFDRKGGVWATWRWNPEYGDLSPPERLCLSGELKVRVSLNCAGQQLTFFNADTAALLCRFSGASFSGETLCPFFYLTGNARFRISP